CTGATCGCCTGATTTCCATGGACAGCCAGACCCAATCCCGCATCGAGAGCCTGATCCAGTCGAGCCCGATCTTTGTGTTCATGAAGGGCACCAAGCTGATGCCTCAGTGCGGCTTCTCCAACAATGTTGTGCAGATCCTCAATGCACTTGGCGTGAGTTTTGAGACATTTGACGTGCTCTCTGACCCTGAGGTCCGCCAGGGAATCAAGGAATACTCCGATTGGCCCACCATTCCTCAGGTGTATGTCAAAGGCGAATTCATGGGTGGATCCGACATCCTCATCGAGATGTACAACGAAAACACTTTGAAGGAAAAGCTGGAGATCGCTTTAGCCAGCTGACTCATCCAACTGATCTAAGAAATCATTCACCACTGCAATGAACGTCTGATTGCGATCGATATAGGTCTTGTGACCTGCATCCTTCAGCACTTCCAATCGGGCGCGATCACCAAGCCTTGATCTTGCATCCTCCAGGGTCTGTGGTGTGGCCGTGTCGTATTCCCCGCAGATCAGCAGCGTTGGCTTCGAGACATTCTGAAAGCTTGGGAACAAGTCAAGGTCACTGAGTCGTCCCTGATGCTGGAACTCACTCGGTCCCCACATCTGTTGATAAAGCTTGTTGTTGCCCCTCTGACGCTCACAACGCACTGCTTCTTGATCTGATGCTTGATCGGAACGACAGAAGTGTCGGCGTTCGAATTCGCTCTCCAAATCAACCGACTCGCCCAACTCTCTTTGAATGTTGTTGATCAGCTGATTGCAATCGGCAATCCACCGCTGTGTCGACAGCAGAGGAGACGAGAGCAACAGGGCTGCCACTCGATCTGGGTGATTTAGGCAGAACTGCGTCATGACTGCGCCACCCCATGAATGTCCAAAGACATGGGCACGGGCGATGCCCAACTGATCGAGAATGCAACGGGGTTCCGTCGCAAAGCGCTTCAGTGTCATCTGCTCCGGCAGCAGATCGGCAGGTGATGCAAACGAGCCAAGCTGGTCGTAGAAGATCGTTGATCGTTGATCAGCCAGGGGATGCAGAGCGTCATAGAGACCAACGCTGGAACCACCTGGACCTCCGTGCGTGATCAATAAAGGAATCCGATCAGCAGCGTCCACAGCGTGAGGTTGGTAACAACGCAGCTCAATGCAGCCTCCGTCGACCGAGACCGTTCTTACAGCCTCAAGTGAATGACGATTGATGCCCATGCCCCGGAGATTCAATACTGATTCGGATGCCTGTAGAGAGCGCTCACATCCCCGTCAGGACCGATGAAACTGGAAGGATCCAGGATCCAGCGTTCAATCAGTGTCTCAAGCTTGGACAGTTCCCTTGGATCGAGATCACCGGTTCTGCGCAGAGCATGCAGATAGCCATCGGCATAGAGACGCAACTCAGACGGGCCGTGATAACGCGTTGTCAGTTCCTGGCAGGCATCACAGAGCGCCTGGAAGTGGCGAATGGCCTCCGGGTGCTGAAGAGATGTCATCTTTGGTGAGGACGGCAGCCTCTGTTACCAGCGTGCCTAGGAAAGGCATTAGCGTAAGACGGCTTTCGGATGCCTTGTGACCTCCTCCTCCCGCGATCTCCTCGCCCATGGAACCGGTCAGGCTCCTGTGCAGCAACTCACTGTTCCCGCGATTCCGTCTCGAGAACCCGCTCGGATTCTCGTTGTAGAACCTCATCCAACACTGCGGACCGTCCTTGTTCAGCGTCTGCGCCAGGACGGCCATCTCACTGCTGCAGTGTCGTCGTCGCAGGAAGCCATTGAGCTCTGTCAGGAGCAGTCTCCTGATCTGTTGGTCAGTGCTGAGCTGCTGGAACAAAGTTCTGCACTGAGACTTGGCCAGCAATTGCGCTGTCCAGTGATTGTGTTGACAGCCCGCAGCGGCGCTGAACCCGTAGTGGGATTGCTTGATGACGGCGCGGATGACGTGCTGCGCAAACCCTTTGGCCTTGAAGAAATGGCCGCTCGCTGTCGCACTCTGCTTAAGCGGGGTCGCAGCGGCCTGCAGGAACGCGTTGCCGTTGGTCCCCTTGAGGTCCATCTACTGCTGCGTCAGGTGACCCTGAGAGAGCAACCGGTTGAACTCAGTCCGCGCGAATTCGCCCTGCTGTGCGCATTACTGATGCCACCTGGAATGGTGCGCAGCCGTCAAGAGCTTCTGAGAATGGCCTGGCCTCCGTTCAGTGGTGGGCCACGCTCAGTGGATACCCAGGTCTTGACGCTCCGCCGCAAGCTTGAACAGGCAGGTCTAGGCGAAGGTGGCGGCATCACCACCGTTCGTCAGCAGGGATATCGCTTCAGCCTGGATAACCTGCCGGAATAACAATCCATCCCCATTTCACGGCAACAGCCACCACCGTTTCGATGGTCAGCATGCCAACCGCCAGGCCAAACAGCAGTTGGTAGGTCCAGGGTGGAGTTAGCCGTTGGATAGCACCTGTCTTGAGACCGGTTCTCCCCTCAACGATTGAAAGGAACCGATCGTACTGCTCAAGACGTTGTGGAAGCAACCGTTTCTCCTGGTTGAAGGTGGTGAAGTAATAGACCCTTCCTCCCTGGCTTGTACCAACAGGAACCAGTCGCTGGATCTCTCCCCATTGCAGCTGCCAACCACGACGAATCAACCAGCGGCACCAAGGGGGATGACCCACGCTGATTCCTTGGTCATCCACATTGACCTGCTCGCTGAGCATGGCAAGCACCAGGGCCAATCCAATCGGGGCAGCCAGCCAGAGCGTCAGCTTTAAACCTGGAGGTGCCATCAACGGCAAGGGCAGCACCAGTGCCAGGTAGACACAGATGAGAGTTCCCCTGATCAGTGGCGAAAGTCGAAACCTCTCCTGAAGCGCGACTGGCATCGCTCAACGATCCTCCGGTGAACCCGGTAAAGGCTCGATCACATCGTTGGGGCGGTAATCGCCGTTGAAGACTTCCTCCTCTCGGCCCTTCCAGAATTCACCCAGACGCATTAGGTCGGCATGGGCCTCCTGAATCGATTTCAGATAGGTCTCAGGAGTCATCTGGTCGCGCGCCTCTTTCAATTTTGAGAGCCGCAGCATCTGAAGCATCCAGGGCTTCCCCAGTTCACCGCGTTGTTCGAGGTAACGCGCGAGCTCTGCAGAACTGGGTTGAGGAGCCGGTGACATGGGAATGAAATCATCGATTTGACCCTAAGCAGTCGACCTGCTCTCACGTGGACATCCTCAGGCTGAAGCCTCCAGGGGTTACGACAAGAATCAGCACTGCTTTGATGTGGGCATTAGCAGCTGTTTAAGCAAGAACGATTAAAGCCAATGCGATAAAACGCTAGAGGTAACTGTTCAGACATTGAGGAAGCAAAAAGAGAGTGGAAATGCATCCCCGCGAATCTCACAAAGATGCCGTTTTAAAGCGGAGTTGACTCCGGCATTTCCACACGGTGGACATGTGTCATCTCTGCAGCTAGTCAGCGATCTTGTCACCCCTGGGCTAGGGATCATTCCTTTATTTCGTAGGGTTGGCTAGCACTGAGAGGGCAGCCCTTGACGTGCATTCCACATGGAGACTTCTCGCTCTGGCCTAGACCTCGACACCACCCTTGGCCACCGCCTCCATCAGCGCAATCAGCGAGAAACTGTATTGCCTAGACACCAATTAGCGGAGCATGGCTTGCACGCTGATCTGGCATATCAGCTCATCCACGACCATTTGATGCTGGATGGCAATGCCATGCTCAATTTGGCCACATTTGTCGGGACCTGGATGGAGCCTGAAGCGCTGCATCTGATGCGCGAATGTGCCGAGAAAAACATGATCGATAAAGACGAATATCCCCAGACCGCCGAACTTGAAAACCGCTGCCTAAAAATGCTGGCGCGTCTTTGGAATGCACCGGATCCTGAAGCTGCCGTTGGCACATCCACCACGGGCTCCAGCGAAGCTTGCATGCTTGGAGGCATGGTGTTGCGCTGGCATTGGCGTCAACGCCGAACCGCCCAAGGCCTGGATGATCGACGACCAAATCTGGTCATGGGTACCAACACCCAGATCTGTTGGGACAAGTTCTGCGCCTACTTCGATGTTGAAGCACGCATGGTGCCGATTTCGCGTGAACACCTGCAAATGACAGCCGCAGGAGCTGCAGCGGCATGCGATGAAAACACGATTGGCGTTGTTGGTGTGTTGGGAAGCACCTTTGACGGAAGCTATGAGCCGATTGAGGCCATCCAGAAGGAGCTCGATCAGCTGCAAGAACGCACTGGCCTTGACATTCCCATCCACGTCGATGGTGCCTCTGGGGCCTTTGTGGCGCCCTTCAATTCACCTGACTTGCTCTGGGATTTCCGCCTGCCCCGTGTGAAGTCAATCAACACCAGCGGCCATAAATATGGAGGTGTTCTGCCTGGAGTGGGATGGGTGCTGTGGCGCGACCAGGCCGACCTCCCCGAGGAGCTTCGCTTCAACGTCAATTACCTGGGTGGCCAGATGCCAACCATTGGCATGAACTTTTCACGTCCAGGAGCCCAGGTGGTGGCGCAGTATTTCAACTTCATCCATTTGGGTCATGAGGGCTACTCCCAGCGCATGGCCTGTCTTGAGGAAACGGCTTCTTATGTCGCTGACTCAATTGCAGCGATGCCACCGCTCAAGTTATTAAGCCACCCACGAGGGCAGTTGCCAGTGTTTGCAGTCACCCTCGACGATTCGTTGGACACCTGGACGGTGTTCCAGCTTTCTGAGCGCTTACGAGCTCGTGGCTGGCAGGTTCCCGCATACACCATGCCGGCGGCCTGTGAGGATTTAGCAGTGCTGCGCTTGGTCATCCGGGCTGGTTTCACACGTGACATGGCGGATCTGTTGCTGAAAGATCTGCAAAACGCCGTGGATTGGTTCCAACAGCTGAGCACCCCGATGCCTGATCCCAACCCCGAACACAGGCCTTTTCACCACTGATGAACATCAGCTCGTTTCAGCACTATCTGATTGGTTTGCTGGCCATCGGCAACAACATTTCGGCGCTGGGAGCCTTTCTGCTTCACACCCAGGGCATGCCTCGCGCCAAGGTGAAACGCCTCATTCTGATGAGCAGTTTGGCCTGCTTCATCACCCTGGTGTTGTTCATGCTGGTGGGTACGTGGATCCTCGATTTTTTTGGGATCTCAGTCAGTGCCTTTCAGATAGCCGGTGGGCTTCTGCTGGGAGGAGTTGGCCTGGAGATGATGAATTCGCGTACGCCAGTGCCCACTGACACTGCAGCACAAAGTCTTACTCCGCCTCGGCCAGATCCCAGCGATGCACAGTTTTATTCCGCGGCGGTGGTGCCGATCGGTATTCCGCTCACCATTGGTGCTGGAACGCTGTCGGCGGTGGTGCTGTTTGCCGAAACGGCCTACCGCAGTGGCACCGCGCTCAACCTGCTGGGCGCGATTGTGATCCTGGTGCTGGTGAACACCGCCATCTTCCGCTTCAGCAGCCGGATCATGGCTTGGCTCGGCGAGGTGGGGCTGACGATCTTCATCAAGCTGATGGGCCTGTTCACCCTGGCCATTGGCGTGGAGTTTCTCACCAAGGGTCTTGGGGCGATCTACCTCAACCTTCGCAATGCTGCGATGTCTTCACTGGGGTAGGGCCCAAGGGTTGAGACCGAGATCAGCTCCGATGCGATGACTGCAGGCGTAGCCACTGAATGCCACGGCATTCAGACCCTGGCCAGGAAAACAGGAGTCGCCCACGCAATACAGACCGTTCAATCCTGTTCGGTTGAACGGCATGGGCAGCAGACCAGGCAGTCGACCTGCCGGGATCGGCCCATAGGAACCACCCATCCGGCCAAGGAATCGGCGATGGGTTCGGGGGGTACCCACCTCTTGCAGTTCGATGGCCTGCGACAAACCCGGAAGGATGAACTCCAGTCGCTCAATCAGCCGAGAGGCGTCGTGCTGCTTTTTAGCTCTGTAGTCCTTGGGCTTGAGATCGTCCCAGTGCTGGATATCACTCATGGTGAAGGTATGCACGATGTGTCTCCCCTCAGGGGCCAGGGATGGATCCAGCAACGTTGGAATCGACACAAAGATCACTCCCTGCTCGGCTTCAAGCTCATTCCAGTCCTCCAAGAGCAGGTGATGACAGTGGAAGCCCTCAGGGACAACATCAGCCTTCACCCCGAGGTGAACCGACAGAAACGAACTTGATGGTTGATAGCGACGACGCCAAGTGGATTCGGCGGAAGGGGTGTGGTCTTTCGTAACCAGAGTGCTGTCGGGTGAACCTTCACCAGCGAAGGTGTCCCAGCGGGTGGCATTACTCACAATGCGCTTGCCCCTCAGCTCTTCGCCATCGGAAAGCTCCACACCAACGGCACGACCTTGCTCGATGAGCACCTTTTCAACACGAGCTCTGTAGCGGATCGTTCCGCCGTGGGCTTCAAGCCCTGCCACCAGCTTCTCGGCGATTGTCCCGACACCACCCTTCGGGTAATTGATGCCACCGGCATGGCGGTCGGAGAAAACCATACCTGCATTGATCATCGGTGTCCGATCAGCTGGCATCACCGACCAGCAGAAACATTCCATATCGATCAGACGCAGCAAGTCCTGATCCTGGATGTGTTTGCGCGCCACATCGCCCACATTGAAGGGAAGCCAGCGTGCGAGTCCCAGACAGGCGAGTGGGGCTCTAAAGAAAACTTTTGCCAGGTAGGCCGGATCTTCAAGAGAGAGAAGCGGCATGGCATCGAGACAGCGAAAGACCTGCCAGCAGGTGTCGTAAAAGGCCCTGATCCCCCCTGCCTCATGGGGAAATCTGGCGCTCATACGAGCGATGAAGCCCTCGTAATCTCGATCCACTGCCATGGTCAGACCATCGGGCAGGTGATACTCAAGCTGCACCGGGTCAGGCACCGTTTCACAGCGCTGCCCCACATCGGCAAGGGCTCTTGTGAGCAGATTGGTGTGCCCATGCTCGCCAAAGCCAAAGATCATCGAGGCACCCACGTCAAAGGTGTAACCCTTGCGTTGAAAGCTGCCACCAGAACCACCAGGAATCCGATACTGCTCAAGCACAATGGTTTTGGCGCCTTTGGCAGCCAGCTGAGATGCGGTCACCAGCCCTCCAATGCCGGAACCGATCACAATCACATCCCAGTCTGGGTTTGAGCTCACGGCCACACCTGAGAAATTGCTGCAGATTTAAACCCTAGGGAACACCGGCCGCAGCGAAGGGTGGCGTTGCTGTCAGGATCACCTCCGTTCGCACAGGACAGGCCAGCAAGGACTGGCATCGCTCCTGAATGCGATCACGGATCAGATCAATGGCGCCGC
This genomic window from Synechococcus sp. MIT S9220 contains:
- the grxD gene encoding Grx4 family monothiol glutaredoxin yields the protein MDSQTQSRIESLIQSSPIFVFMKGTKLMPQCGFSNNVVQILNALGVSFETFDVLSDPEVRQGIKEYSDWPTIPQVYVKGEFMGGSDILIEMYNENTLKEKLEIALAS
- a CDS encoding alpha/beta fold hydrolase, whose protein sequence is MGINRHSLEAVRTVSVDGGCIELRCYQPHAVDAADRIPLLITHGGPGGSSVGLYDALHPLADQRSTIFYDQLGSFASPADLLPEQMTLKRFATEPRCILDQLGIARAHVFGHSWGGAVMTQFCLNHPDRVAALLLSSPLLSTQRWIADCNQLINNIQRELGESVDLESEFERRHFCRSDQASDQEAVRCERQRGNNKLYQQMWGPSEFQHQGRLSDLDLFPSFQNVSKPTLLICGEYDTATPQTLEDARSRLGDRARLEVLKDAGHKTYIDRNQTFIAVVNDFLDQLDESAG
- a CDS encoding DUF6761 family protein, which translates into the protein MTSLQHPEAIRHFQALCDACQELTTRYHGPSELRLYADGYLHALRRTGDLDPRELSKLETLIERWILDPSSFIGPDGDVSALYRHPNQY
- a CDS encoding response regulator transcription factor — its product is MTSSSRDLLAHGTGQAPVQQLTVPAIPSREPARILVVEPHPTLRTVLVQRLRQDGHLTAAVSSSQEAIELCQEQSPDLLVSAELLEQSSALRLGQQLRCPVIVLTARSGAEPVVGLLDDGADDVLRKPFGLEEMAARCRTLLKRGRSGLQERVAVGPLEVHLLLRQVTLREQPVELSPREFALLCALLMPPGMVRSRQELLRMAWPPFSGGPRSVDTQVLTLRRKLEQAGLGEGGGITTVRQQGYRFSLDNLPE
- a CDS encoding glutamate decarboxylase, yielding METSRSGLDLDTTLGHRLHQRNQRETVLPRHQLAEHGLHADLAYQLIHDHLMLDGNAMLNLATFVGTWMEPEALHLMRECAEKNMIDKDEYPQTAELENRCLKMLARLWNAPDPEAAVGTSTTGSSEACMLGGMVLRWHWRQRRTAQGLDDRRPNLVMGTNTQICWDKFCAYFDVEARMVPISREHLQMTAAGAAAACDENTIGVVGVLGSTFDGSYEPIEAIQKELDQLQERTGLDIPIHVDGASGAFVAPFNSPDLLWDFRLPRVKSINTSGHKYGGVLPGVGWVLWRDQADLPEELRFNVNYLGGQMPTIGMNFSRPGAQVVAQYFNFIHLGHEGYSQRMACLEETASYVADSIAAMPPLKLLSHPRGQLPVFAVTLDDSLDTWTVFQLSERLRARGWQVPAYTMPAACEDLAVLRLVIRAGFTRDMADLLLKDLQNAVDWFQQLSTPMPDPNPEHRPFHH
- a CDS encoding MarC family protein; the protein is MNISSFQHYLIGLLAIGNNISALGAFLLHTQGMPRAKVKRLILMSSLACFITLVLFMLVGTWILDFFGISVSAFQIAGGLLLGGVGLEMMNSRTPVPTDTAAQSLTPPRPDPSDAQFYSAAVVPIGIPLTIGAGTLSAVVLFAETAYRSGTALNLLGAIVILVLVNTAIFRFSSRIMAWLGEVGLTIFIKLMGLFTLAIGVEFLTKGLGAIYLNLRNAAMSSLG
- the crtH gene encoding carotenoid isomerase, coding for MAVSSNPDWDVIVIGSGIGGLVTASQLAAKGAKTIVLEQYRIPGGSGGSFQRKGYTFDVGASMIFGFGEHGHTNLLTRALADVGQRCETVPDPVQLEYHLPDGLTMAVDRDYEGFIARMSARFPHEAGGIRAFYDTCWQVFRCLDAMPLLSLEDPAYLAKVFFRAPLACLGLARWLPFNVGDVARKHIQDQDLLRLIDMECFCWSVMPADRTPMINAGMVFSDRHAGGINYPKGGVGTIAEKLVAGLEAHGGTIRYRARVEKVLIEQGRAVGVELSDGEELRGKRIVSNATRWDTFAGEGSPDSTLVTKDHTPSAESTWRRRYQPSSSFLSVHLGVKADVVPEGFHCHHLLLEDWNELEAEQGVIFVSIPTLLDPSLAPEGRHIVHTFTMSDIQHWDDLKPKDYRAKKQHDASRLIERLEFILPGLSQAIELQEVGTPRTHRRFLGRMGGSYGPIPAGRLPGLLPMPFNRTGLNGLYCVGDSCFPGQGLNAVAFSGYACSHRIGADLGLNPWALPQ